One Microcaecilia unicolor chromosome 4, aMicUni1.1, whole genome shotgun sequence genomic region harbors:
- the DNAJC28 gene encoding dnaJ homolog subfamily C member 28 yields MKWLFTALTLKPRCWICTDSMMISASLQRLLYHYVIGCRLFSGYKPKKIIKDCYRLLNVQEGCSLNDVRDSYRKLAKQYHPDSGSPSADVNKFVQIEEAYRTMLSHLAKEDDPEEKDEEEKFKHKVPQHRQYLNFEGVGFGTPSQREKQYVQFRVDRATDQVMDFRRQKLERQYAENAMMAKDVRQSKKIKITQAIERLVEDLIQESMARGDFDNLSGKGKPLEKFSYCPHIDPMTHNLNRILIDNGYQPEWIVLQKEIRETIEKLRKELVEARKKLGEPMMPLQEKQWSQSCEQFSKDIGKLNKRINDFNLIVPLLNRQMIHFCVDKEIARALKAHETLVRTTQKIKEDINTNDLESATDVGLKTYWAKLISLVWK; encoded by the coding sequence ATGAAGTGGCTATTCACTGCGCTGACTCTAAAACCTCGGTGTTGGATCTGTACAGATTCAATGATGATTTCAGCCAGTCTCCAAAGGCTTCTATATCATTACGTAATTGGCTGTAGATTATTCTCAGGATACAAGCCTAAAAAGATCATCAAAGATTGCTACAGGCTTCTCAATGTTCAGGAAGGGTGTTCCCTAAATGATGTTAGAGATTCCTACAGAAAGCTTGCCAAGCAGTATCATCCTGATAGTGGTTCTCCTAGTGCTGATGTAAATAAGTTTGTGCAAATCGAAGAAGCATACAGAACTATGCTTAGTCACCTGGCCAAGGAAGACGACCCAGAAGAGAAAGATGAGGAAGAAAAATTTAAGCACAAAGTACCACAGCACAGGCAATATCTGAACTTTGAAGGCGTCGGTTTTGGAACCCCTAGTCAAAGAGAGAAACAGTACGTGCAATTTAGAGTAGACCGTGCTACCGATCAAGTGATGGACTTTCGGAGGCAGAAATTAGAGCGTCAGTATGCTGAGAATGCTATGATGGCCAAGGATGTGAGACAGAGTAAAAAGATCAAAATCACACAAGCAATCGAACGTTTGGTAGAGGACCTCATTCAGGAATCAATGGCCAGAGGAGACTTTGATAATCTCAGTGGTAAAGGAAAGCCACTGGAGAAATTTTCTTACTGCCCACATATTGATCCCATGACCCACAATCTGAATAGGATCCTGATAGACAATGGATACCAGCCGGAGTGGATTGTTCTGCAGAAAGAAATACGGGAAACTATTGAGAAACTGAGAAAGGAGCTAGTAGAGGCTAGGAAAAAGCTTGGTGAGCCAATGATGCCGCTTCAAGAAAAACAATGGAGTCAGTCCTGTGAACAGTTTAGCAAAGATATTGGCAAGCTGAACAAAAGGATTAATGATTTTAACTTAATTGTCCCCCTTTTAAACAGACAAATGATACACTTCTGTGTAGACAAAGAAATTGCACGAGCACTGAAGGCCCATGAAACCCTTGTAAGAACAACACAGAAGATCAAAGAAGATATTAACACAAATGATTTGGAGAGTGCTACAGATGTTGGACTTAAGACCTATTGGGCAAAGCTGATCAGTCTGGTGTGGAAATGA